One segment of Trichlorobacter ammonificans DNA contains the following:
- the recG gene encoding ATP-dependent DNA helicase RecG, giving the protein MPILTLDDHNRLHLPEELLKRLELRPGDRLEAELDNGTLLLRRVAPPSPSASPVQRAISRKNLQTGIQFIRGVGPKLAELLAKKEITTVEDALFCLPHRYEDRRQLTPIRLLKPGGVQVFQGTVQSAGATTTKGGRRFFEAVVADDSGSISLKWFNTNPVWMQRTWKTGRRGIFSGEVSLFGHQRELHHPDVEWLEEGQDAALLMAADQLNYGRLVPVYPLTEGLHQKGMRRVMAQVTEQFLPNVENVIPPRLLPAGHLPLREALEQVHCPPVDAPLAALNEGRTPAHRSLAFDEFFFWELGMALKKRGITLEEGISFQVTHRYTKELAKLLPFQLTAAQRRVLSEIKEDMMAPHPMHRLVQGDVGSGKTVVALMAALVAVENGYQVAIMAPTEILAEQHWHNIHHWCEQLGVTVVLMTAAMKGKARTEALAQIADGRAAIVIGTHAVIQEKVAFHRLGLGIVDEQHRFGVLQRSVLKKKGQNPDILVMTATPIPRTLAMTLFGDLSLSVIDELPPGRTPIETRVFFESRRSQVYAMVREEVAQGRQAYLIYPLVEESEKSDLKAASQMAEHLQQEVFPELRVGLIHGRMKPEEKERAMLSFKARELDILVATTVIEVGIDVPNATLMVIEHAERFGLSQLHQLRGRVGRGSHRSRCILLTPGNLSEDGRKRLQVMEATTDGFRIAEADLEIRGPGDFLGTRQSGMPDFRVASILRDGSILEQARDAAVRLLAEDDGLGSAEGQRLREELVRRWGTRLELAGIA; this is encoded by the coding sequence GTGCCTATCCTGACGTTGGACGACCATAACCGGCTGCACCTGCCGGAGGAACTGCTGAAGCGGCTGGAGTTGCGGCCGGGGGACCGGCTGGAGGCTGAGCTGGACAACGGCACCCTGCTGCTGCGCCGGGTGGCGCCGCCCTCCCCGTCCGCCTCGCCGGTGCAGCGGGCCATCAGCCGCAAGAACCTGCAGACCGGCATTCAGTTCATCAGGGGGGTGGGGCCCAAACTGGCGGAACTGCTGGCCAAAAAGGAGATAACCACGGTGGAGGATGCCCTGTTCTGCCTTCCCCACCGCTACGAGGACCGCCGCCAGTTGACGCCGATCCGTTTGCTCAAGCCGGGCGGGGTCCAGGTGTTCCAGGGGACGGTGCAGTCGGCCGGCGCCACGACCACCAAGGGGGGACGCCGCTTCTTCGAGGCAGTGGTGGCGGACGACAGCGGCTCAATCAGCCTGAAATGGTTCAACACCAACCCGGTCTGGATGCAGCGCACCTGGAAAACGGGGCGGCGCGGCATCTTCAGCGGTGAAGTCAGCCTCTTCGGGCACCAGCGGGAACTGCATCATCCCGACGTGGAGTGGCTGGAGGAGGGGCAGGATGCCGCGTTGCTCATGGCGGCGGACCAGCTCAACTACGGCCGGCTGGTGCCGGTCTACCCCCTGACCGAGGGGCTGCACCAGAAGGGGATGCGCCGGGTAATGGCCCAGGTGACGGAGCAGTTCCTGCCGAACGTGGAGAACGTGATTCCGCCGCGGCTGCTGCCGGCCGGTCATCTGCCGCTGCGGGAGGCGTTGGAGCAGGTGCATTGTCCGCCGGTGGACGCCCCCCTGGCGGCCCTGAACGAGGGGCGCACCCCGGCCCATCGCTCCCTGGCCTTTGACGAGTTCTTCTTCTGGGAGCTGGGCATGGCCCTGAAAAAGCGGGGTATCACCCTGGAGGAGGGGATCTCCTTTCAGGTGACCCACCGCTACACCAAGGAGCTGGCGAAACTTCTGCCGTTCCAGCTGACCGCCGCCCAGCGCCGGGTGCTCTCCGAGATCAAGGAGGATATGATGGCCCCCCACCCGATGCACCGGCTGGTGCAGGGGGATGTGGGGAGCGGCAAGACCGTGGTGGCGCTGATGGCGGCCCTGGTGGCGGTGGAGAACGGCTACCAGGTGGCGATCATGGCCCCCACCGAGATCCTGGCGGAGCAGCACTGGCACAACATCCACCACTGGTGCGAGCAGTTGGGGGTCACGGTGGTGCTGATGACCGCCGCCATGAAGGGGAAGGCCCGCACCGAGGCCCTGGCGCAGATCGCCGACGGCCGGGCTGCCATCGTCATCGGTACCCATGCCGTGATCCAGGAGAAGGTGGCGTTCCACCGGCTGGGGCTGGGGATCGTGGACGAGCAGCACCGCTTCGGCGTGCTGCAACGCAGCGTGCTGAAGAAAAAGGGGCAGAACCCGGACATCCTGGTGATGACCGCCACCCCGATCCCCCGCACCCTGGCCATGACCCTGTTCGGCGACCTGTCGCTCTCGGTGATCGACGAACTGCCGCCGGGACGCACCCCCATCGAGACCCGCGTGTTCTTTGAATCCCGCCGTTCCCAGGTCTATGCCATGGTGCGGGAGGAGGTGGCCCAGGGGCGGCAGGCCTACCTGATCTACCCCCTGGTGGAGGAGTCGGAGAAGAGCGACCTGAAGGCTGCCAGCCAGATGGCGGAGCACCTGCAGCAGGAGGTGTTCCCGGAGCTGCGGGTGGGGCTGATCCACGGCCGGATGAAGCCGGAGGAGAAGGAGCGGGCCATGCTCTCCTTCAAGGCCCGTGAGCTGGATATCCTGGTGGCCACCACCGTGATCGAGGTGGGGATCGATGTGCCCAACGCCACCCTGATGGTGATCGAGCATGCCGAGCGGTTCGGCCTGTCCCAGCTGCACCAGTTGCGGGGACGGGTGGGGCGGGGAAGCCACCGCTCCCGCTGCATCCTGCTGACGCCGGGCAACCTCTCCGAGGACGGCCGCAAGCGGCTGCAGGTGATGGAGGCCACCACCGACGGCTTCCGCATTGCCGAGGCGGACCTGGAGATCCGCGGCCCCGGTGACTTCCTGGGGACCCGCCAGTCCGGGATGCCCGACTTCCGGGTGGCCTCCATCCTGCGGGACGGCAGCATCCTGGAACAGGCCCGTGACGCCGCCGTCCGCCTGCTGGCGGAGGACGACGGACTCGGCTCGGCGGAGGGGCAGCGGCTGCGGGAAGAGTTGGTGCGGCGGTGGGGAACGAGGCTGGAACTGGCCGGCATTGCCTGA
- the thpR gene encoding RNA 2',3'-cyclic phosphodiesterase encodes MRCFVAIDLPPELKDGLAALRSPLEGARWLPPEQLHLTLAFPGEIDSSTEQAVATALSAISQPPFTLTFERVGCFPHPRAPRVLWAGLRDSPELARLAAAVRQAVLSCGVVLEERAFAPHITLARLKEPRPEQVGQYLARWKTLALPPLAVTRFVLYESRLTSQGAVHSPRTVVTLCLS; translated from the coding sequence ATGCGCTGCTTCGTGGCCATCGACCTGCCGCCGGAGCTGAAGGACGGTCTGGCGGCGCTTCGCTCCCCCCTGGAGGGGGCGCGCTGGCTGCCGCCGGAGCAGTTGCACCTGACCCTGGCCTTTCCGGGGGAGATCGACAGCAGCACGGAACAGGCGGTGGCAACGGCCCTGTCGGCCATCTCGCAGCCCCCCTTCACCCTGACGTTTGAGCGGGTCGGCTGTTTTCCCCATCCCCGTGCTCCCCGGGTGCTCTGGGCCGGGCTGCGGGATAGTCCGGAGCTGGCCCGGCTGGCCGCTGCGGTGCGGCAGGCGGTTCTCTCCTGCGGCGTTGTCCTGGAGGAACGGGCCTTTGCCCCCCACATCACCCTGGCCCGGCTGAAGGAGCCGCGACCGGAGCAGGTGGGGCAGTATCTTGCCCGCTGGAAAACCCTTGCGTTGCCGCCCCTGGCGGTGACCCGGTTCGTGCTGTACGAAAGCAGGTTAACTTCCCAGGGGGCGGTACATAGCCCCCGCACGGTGGTAACGTTGTGCCTATCCTGA
- a CDS encoding RtcB family protein translates to MATTTLIHADLLDPTAAEQIRQIADHPVISGQVAIMPDAHAGAGCVIGFTGRFGDGVIPNIVGVDIGCGVAAVPLPGVRSIDFAALDRYIRNQIPLGMQSRKSDRFLTEYVVPKALEKELQELCRHLERGFYEGEKIGKHIPPLLQAGTLGGGNHFIEIGRNDAGGYHLIVHSGSRNLGKRVAEHFQQRARRTTEEQRIRVPRGLEFLPLKEGGRDYLRWMAAAQRYAALNRRMMLLIMLRFFELELEEAQVLESVHNYIAEDDGIVRKGAISAHQGERVIIPLNMADGTLIGTGLGNPAYNRSAPHGAGRLHGRKEMFRRLKEGQFSMQQYADSMEHVFSTSVNRETFDESRFAYKPLAAIEHHLRETVTVEQRLTPVYNLKAAGD, encoded by the coding sequence ATGGCAACCACCACCCTCATTCATGCCGACCTGCTGGACCCCACGGCGGCGGAGCAGATCCGGCAGATCGCCGATCACCCGGTCATCAGCGGCCAGGTGGCGATCATGCCGGACGCCCATGCCGGGGCCGGCTGCGTGATCGGCTTCACCGGCCGTTTCGGCGACGGGGTGATCCCCAACATCGTGGGGGTGGATATCGGCTGCGGCGTGGCGGCGGTGCCGCTGCCGGGGGTGCGGAGCATTGATTTCGCTGCCCTGGACCGCTACATCCGTAACCAGATCCCGCTCGGCATGCAGTCAAGAAAGAGCGACCGCTTCCTGACGGAATACGTCGTGCCAAAGGCGCTGGAAAAAGAGTTGCAGGAACTCTGCCGGCACCTGGAGCGGGGGTTCTATGAAGGGGAAAAGATCGGCAAGCATATCCCGCCGCTCCTGCAGGCCGGAACCCTGGGGGGCGGCAACCATTTCATCGAGATCGGCCGGAACGACGCGGGGGGATACCACCTGATCGTCCACTCCGGCTCCCGCAACCTGGGGAAGCGGGTGGCGGAACATTTTCAGCAGCGGGCGCGGAGAACGACGGAGGAACAGCGCATCCGGGTGCCGAGAGGACTGGAGTTCCTGCCGCTCAAGGAAGGGGGACGGGACTACCTGCGCTGGATGGCGGCGGCCCAGCGCTATGCGGCCCTGAACCGGCGGATGATGCTGCTGATCATGCTGCGCTTCTTCGAGCTGGAGCTTGAGGAGGCCCAGGTGCTGGAGTCGGTGCACAACTACATCGCGGAAGACGATGGCATTGTCCGCAAGGGGGCCATCTCGGCCCACCAAGGGGAGCGGGTGATCATTCCGCTGAACATGGCCGACGGCACCCTGATCGGCACCGGCCTGGGGAACCCGGCCTACAACCGCTCCGCCCCCCACGGGGCCGGACGGCTGCACGGCCGCAAGGAGATGTTCCGTCGTCTGAAGGAGGGGCAGTTCAGCATGCAGCAGTACGCCGACTCCATGGAGCATGTCTTTTCCACCTCGGTGAACCGGGAGACCTTCGACGAGAGCCGTTTTGCCTACAAGCCGCTGGCCGCCATCGAGCACCACCTGCGGGAAACCGTGACCGTGGAGCAGCGGCTGACCCCGGTCTACAACCTGAAGGCGGCAGGGGACTGA
- the fumC gene encoding class II fumarate hydratase produces the protein MSTRTETDSMGAIEVPADRYWGAQTQRSLHHFPIGVDRFRWQRPVIRALGILKKAAAAANAELGELSPELATLIERASDEVIDGRLDDHFPLVVFQTGSGTQSNMNANEVIANRAIELAGGLPGSKKPVHPNDHVNRGQSSNDTFPTAMHIAVVEQLHDHLFPALAELRGVLAAKEERFRDIVTTGRTHLQDATPITLGQEFSGWIAQLDFGTEAVRGTLPGLCDLAIGGTAVGTGLNAHPRFGDLAAAKMAALTGHPFRSAPNKFFALSAHDALVQTSAALRTLAGGLMKLANDVRWLASGPRCGIGELIIPENEPGSSIMPGKVNPTQCEALTMVCVQVFGNDAAVAFAGSQGNFQLNVYKPVMVHNVLESIRLLGDAVLAFSEHCAAGIEADEARIAEHLSNNLMLVTAMTGHIGYDAAAKIAKTAHHQGITLRQAALDSGLVTAEEYDQWMVPLRMTRPGG, from the coding sequence ATGAGCACCCGTACCGAAACCGACTCCATGGGAGCCATCGAGGTACCCGCCGACCGCTACTGGGGGGCCCAGACCCAGCGTTCCCTCCACCACTTCCCCATCGGTGTCGACCGGTTCCGTTGGCAGCGGCCGGTAATCCGCGCCCTGGGCATCCTGAAGAAAGCGGCGGCTGCGGCCAACGCCGAGCTGGGGGAGCTGTCCCCGGAGCTGGCGACCCTGATCGAGCGGGCCAGCGACGAGGTGATCGACGGCAGGCTGGATGACCATTTTCCGCTGGTGGTGTTCCAGACCGGCTCCGGCACCCAGTCCAACATGAACGCCAACGAGGTGATCGCCAACCGGGCCATCGAACTGGCCGGCGGCCTGCCGGGCAGCAAGAAGCCGGTGCATCCCAACGACCATGTCAACCGGGGCCAGTCCTCCAACGACACCTTCCCCACGGCCATGCATATCGCCGTGGTTGAGCAGCTTCACGACCACCTCTTTCCGGCCCTGGCGGAACTGCGCGGCGTGCTGGCGGCCAAGGAGGAGCGGTTCCGGGATATCGTCACCACCGGCCGCACCCACCTGCAGGACGCCACCCCCATTACCCTGGGCCAGGAGTTCAGCGGCTGGATCGCCCAGCTCGACTTCGGCACCGAAGCGGTGCGGGGGACCCTGCCGGGCCTCTGCGACCTGGCCATCGGCGGCACCGCCGTAGGGACCGGCCTGAACGCCCACCCCCGCTTCGGCGACTTGGCTGCCGCAAAGATGGCAGCCCTCACCGGCCACCCGTTCCGCAGCGCCCCCAACAAGTTCTTCGCGCTGTCCGCCCACGACGCCCTGGTGCAGACCTCGGCGGCCCTGCGCACCCTGGCCGGGGGGCTGATGAAGCTGGCCAACGACGTGCGCTGGCTGGCCAGCGGCCCCCGCTGCGGCATCGGCGAGCTGATCATCCCGGAAAACGAACCCGGCTCCTCCATCATGCCGGGCAAGGTCAACCCCACCCAGTGCGAGGCGCTTACCATGGTCTGCGTGCAGGTGTTCGGCAACGACGCTGCCGTGGCCTTTGCCGGCAGCCAGGGGAATTTCCAGTTGAACGTCTACAAGCCGGTGATGGTGCACAACGTGCTGGAGAGTATCCGGCTCCTGGGGGACGCCGTCCTGGCCTTCAGTGAGCATTGCGCCGCCGGCATCGAAGCCGACGAAGCGAGAATCGCCGAGCACCTGAGCAACAACCTGATGCTGGTCACCGCCATGACCGGCCATATCGGCTACGACGCGGCGGCGAAGATCGCCAAGACCGCCCATCACCAGGGGATCACCTTGCGGCAGGCAGCCCTGGATTCGGGGCTGGTGACGGCTGAAGAGTACGATCAGTGGATGGTGCCGCTCAGGATGACCCGGCCGGGCGGCTGA
- a CDS encoding MFS transporter, giving the protein MTDRGEGRIEQGTLLFHRVNLALFIAGFITFSTLYDFQPLLPVLVADFNVTPAFGSLALSVATGALAVTLPVSGSISDALGRRPMMMIAVVVTSLLALASALCRSLELLIVLRLVQGAVLAGVPAVAMAYLNEELAPGAVGRAMGLYIAGNAIGGMTGRILTAWIADYLPWRGAIGCIGGLSLALALLFILLIPASRHFRSTPFRLLPLSRSLVGHLARPQLLCLFAVSFTGMGAFVTLYNYVTFRLLAPPYLMSQSQVALIFVSYALGAFGSGMMGGLVERFGRRAALLGSLLVMASGGCLTLLAPAAAIIAGIALFTLGFFGAHTVASTWVGFLATSSRAQASSLYLFAYYLGSSISGTGGGFFWSSWGWPGVILLVLTLICAALAATLLLAKLSRPAGSS; this is encoded by the coding sequence ATGACGGACAGGGGCGAGGGGCGGATAGAGCAGGGGACCCTGCTGTTTCATCGGGTGAATCTGGCGCTGTTCATCGCCGGGTTCATAACCTTTTCCACCCTGTACGATTTCCAGCCCCTCTTGCCGGTGCTGGTGGCTGATTTCAACGTCACCCCCGCCTTCGGCAGCCTGGCCCTGTCAGTGGCCACCGGCGCCCTGGCCGTGACCCTGCCGGTGTCCGGCAGCATCTCCGATGCCCTGGGGCGGCGGCCCATGATGATGATTGCCGTGGTGGTGACGTCGCTTCTGGCCCTGGCCTCGGCCCTGTGCCGGTCCCTTGAGCTGCTGATCGTGCTGCGGCTGGTGCAGGGGGCGGTGCTGGCCGGAGTGCCGGCGGTGGCCATGGCCTACCTGAACGAGGAGCTGGCACCGGGGGCGGTGGGGAGGGCCATGGGGCTCTACATCGCCGGCAATGCCATCGGCGGTATGACCGGCCGGATTCTCACCGCCTGGATCGCCGACTATCTCCCCTGGCGGGGGGCCATCGGCTGCATCGGCGGCCTCAGTCTGGCATTGGCCCTGCTCTTCATCCTGCTCATTCCGGCCTCCCGACATTTCCGCAGCACGCCGTTCCGGCTGCTGCCGCTCAGCCGCTCCCTGGTGGGCCACCTGGCCAGGCCGCAACTGCTCTGCCTGTTCGCGGTCTCCTTCACCGGCATGGGGGCGTTCGTCACCCTGTACAACTACGTGACCTTCCGGCTGCTGGCGCCGCCCTACCTGATGAGCCAGTCCCAGGTGGCCCTGATCTTTGTTTCCTACGCCCTGGGGGCCTTTGGTTCCGGCATGATGGGGGGGCTGGTGGAGCGGTTCGGCCGCAGGGCGGCCCTGCTGGGCTCCCTGCTGGTGATGGCCTCCGGCGGCTGCCTGACCCTGCTGGCCCCGGCAGCGGCCATCATCGCCGGTATCGCCCTCTTTACCCTGGGGTTTTTCGGCGCCCACACCGTGGCCTCCACCTGGGTGGGGTTTCTGGCTACCAGTTCCCGGGCCCAGGCATCCTCCCTCTACCTGTTCGCCTACTACCTGGGCTCCAGCATCTCCGGCACCGGCGGCGGCTTCTTCTGGTCCTCATGGGGCTGGCCCGGCGTGATCCTGCTGGTGCTGACCCTGATCTGCGCCGCCCTGGCCGCCACGCTGCTGCTGGCGAAACTCAGCCGCCCGGCCGGGTCATCCTGA
- a CDS encoding helix-turn-helix transcriptional regulator, with the protein MLFEIGNHIRQARKQRRLTQADLAHALGMSRTTIGQIENGSVQEIGVRKLIRLLEYLGLELRVTTAQPPPTLENLRGEPESWR; encoded by the coding sequence ATGCTTTTCGAAATCGGTAACCATATCCGCCAGGCCCGCAAACAGCGCCGCCTGACCCAGGCCGACCTGGCCCATGCCCTGGGAATGAGCCGTACCACCATCGGCCAGATCGAAAACGGCTCGGTGCAGGAGATCGGCGTACGCAAGCTGATCCGCCTGCTGGAGTACCTGGGGCTGGAACTGCGGGTGACAACGGCACAGCCCCCACCCACCCTGGAGAACCTGCGCGGGGAACCTGAATCATGGCGTTAA
- a CDS encoding type II toxin-antitoxin system HipA family toxin, producing the protein MALSGSAPLAVSVGDRHAGLLARERQREYLFACAPDAAPETRVSLTMPVRLETWLSRSLHPIFQMNLPEGSLQETIRRAIAPAAGDDDLAILRMCGAHQPGRLRCAPADAPLPEPPSGPAVFLEELLNHPDTHRLFPELLERHALSSCVAGVHPKVLLRAVHNGTPHHYLVKTWERSHPHLALNEQLCMTAAAKAGLPVPEFHLSRDAGLFIVKRFDSTPEGEQLGFEDFCSLQGLGTALKYTGSCEQIAATIRQFVSGDRLMAARQQFFAALLLSVMLRNGDSHLKNFGLLYRGPGETVTLAPVFDLTTTTAYAAEDLPALTLQGKRCWWPRRVLERFAVAHLCLPVGIIRATFEQVSTAVMETRRLLPLVMAEHPGFRPVGKLMIAAWEQGVRELQ; encoded by the coding sequence ATGGCGTTAAGCGGCAGCGCTCCCCTGGCCGTTTCGGTTGGTGACCGCCACGCCGGTCTGCTGGCCCGCGAGCGGCAGCGGGAATACCTCTTTGCCTGTGCTCCCGATGCCGCCCCGGAAACCCGGGTCTCCCTTACCATGCCGGTGCGCCTGGAAACCTGGCTCTCCCGGTCTCTGCACCCAATTTTTCAGATGAACCTGCCGGAGGGGAGCCTGCAGGAAACCATCCGGCGGGCCATTGCCCCGGCTGCCGGGGATGACGACCTGGCCATCCTGCGGATGTGCGGCGCACACCAGCCGGGACGGCTGCGCTGCGCTCCGGCGGACGCCCCGTTGCCGGAGCCGCCGTCCGGACCGGCGGTCTTCCTGGAGGAGCTGCTGAATCACCCGGACACGCACCGGCTTTTCCCCGAGCTGCTGGAGCGTCACGCCCTCTCCTCCTGCGTTGCCGGGGTTCACCCCAAGGTGCTGCTGCGGGCAGTCCACAACGGCACGCCACACCATTACCTCGTGAAAACCTGGGAGCGGAGCCACCCCCACCTGGCCCTCAACGAGCAGCTCTGCATGACCGCCGCAGCCAAAGCCGGCCTGCCGGTACCGGAGTTTCACCTTTCCCGCGACGCCGGTCTGTTCATCGTCAAACGGTTCGACAGCACCCCGGAGGGAGAGCAGCTGGGGTTCGAGGATTTCTGCTCCCTGCAGGGGCTGGGCACGGCCCTCAAATACACCGGTTCCTGCGAACAGATCGCCGCCACCATCCGGCAGTTCGTCTCCGGTGACCGGCTCATGGCGGCCCGCCAGCAGTTCTTTGCCGCCCTGCTGCTGTCGGTCATGCTGCGCAACGGTGACAGTCACCTGAAAAACTTCGGCCTGCTCTACCGCGGACCGGGGGAGACCGTTACCCTGGCCCCGGTCTTCGACCTGACCACCACCACCGCCTATGCGGCCGAAGACCTGCCGGCACTCACGCTGCAGGGAAAACGATGCTGGTGGCCCCGGCGGGTGCTGGAACGGTTCGCCGTGGCCCACCTCTGCCTGCCGGTGGGGATAATCCGCGCCACCTTCGAGCAGGTGAGCACGGCAGTCATGGAAACGCGGCGGCTCCTGCCGCTGGTGATGGCGGAACACCCCGGCTTCCGGCCGGTGGGAAAACTGATGATCGCCGCCTGGGAACAGGGGGTACGGGAGCTGCAATGA
- a CDS encoding (deoxy)nucleoside triphosphate pyrophosphohydrolase → MTGKHLRVACAIIERNGLVLATRRSAAMSLPLKWEFPGGKIDHGETAEQCLLRELVEELSLRVVIRHPLPEHTHAYPDFSVTLYPFVCGMVGGEPVLHEHAALAWLPPGELLTLDWAEADLPVINGYLARCGIMEARR, encoded by the coding sequence ATGACCGGAAAACATCTGCGGGTGGCCTGCGCCATCATCGAACGAAACGGCCTGGTGCTGGCAACCCGGCGCAGCGCCGCCATGAGCCTGCCGCTCAAGTGGGAATTCCCCGGCGGCAAGATCGATCACGGGGAAACGGCTGAACAGTGCCTGCTGCGGGAACTGGTGGAAGAGCTGTCGCTGCGGGTGGTCATACGGCACCCCCTGCCCGAGCATACCCACGCCTACCCGGACTTCAGCGTCACCCTCTACCCTTTTGTCTGCGGCATGGTCGGCGGAGAACCGGTCCTGCATGAACATGCGGCCCTTGCCTGGCTCCCGCCGGGGGAGCTGCTGACCCTGGATTGGGCCGAGGCCGACCTGCCGGTCATCAACGGCTACCTGGCCCGCTGCGGTATCATGGAGGCCCGCAGATAA
- a CDS encoding DUF2726 domain-containing protein has protein sequence MATLSIVLVLILFAGLLLILKTVRSSDDEQQCYVSRSILFTAAERSFLGVLEQALDGSPYRAFGKVNLADMVRPAPGLSPRERAIAKNRIDRKHVDFVICTRADLAIVGVVELDDRSHEREDRIARDALVDRVLAQAGIPVLHVPAKLRYALQELREHLTELLPDLTVTPPRPAAREATAPQQASAAETADALPARPQEPLCPSCSSVMVKRQATKGKYAGKWFWACSTFPDCRQVVALDPSLLRSDTAT, from the coding sequence ATGGCAACCCTGAGCATCGTACTGGTACTCATCCTGTTTGCCGGACTCCTGCTTATCCTGAAAACCGTACGGAGCAGCGACGACGAGCAACAGTGCTACGTCAGCAGAAGCATCCTGTTTACCGCTGCCGAACGCTCCTTCCTGGGGGTGCTGGAGCAGGCCCTGGACGGCAGTCCCTACCGGGCCTTCGGCAAGGTCAACCTGGCCGACATGGTCAGGCCCGCCCCCGGCCTCTCCCCCCGTGAACGGGCCATTGCCAAAAACCGCATCGACCGCAAGCATGTCGATTTCGTGATCTGCACACGTGCCGACCTCGCCATTGTCGGCGTGGTGGAACTGGACGACCGCAGCCATGAGCGGGAAGACCGAATCGCACGGGACGCCCTGGTGGACCGCGTTCTTGCCCAGGCCGGCATTCCGGTCCTCCATGTTCCGGCCAAACTGCGCTACGCCCTGCAGGAACTGCGGGAGCACCTGACTGAACTACTGCCCGACCTGACTGTGACGCCCCCCCGCCCTGCAGCGCGGGAAGCCACCGCTCCGCAGCAGGCGTCTGCGGCCGAAACCGCAGACGCCCTGCCGGCCCGGCCACAGGAACCGCTCTGCCCAAGCTGCTCGTCGGTCATGGTGAAACGCCAGGCCACCAAGGGAAAATACGCCGGCAAATGGTTCTGGGCCTGCTCCACCTTCCCCGACTGCCGCCAGGTGGTGGCGCTGGACCCCTCGTTGCTCCGGAGCGACACGGCCACGTAG
- a CDS encoding protein-export chaperone SecB has product MRESDTSDQKLTAGTLGNRDHEAGSATSGALNIDFDIKRSGDDPLDFMVTLVVDVNHDDKAFERGDYRIHVKLSGFFSFTEGTDEAMINAMIAQNGLSMLYGVARGTVADATATSWHGKFVLPGVNFIEVIKQKAEAGKKRKKVVRKGK; this is encoded by the coding sequence ATGCGGGAAAGCGATACGTCAGATCAGAAACTAACTGCAGGTACTCTCGGTAACCGTGATCACGAAGCGGGCAGTGCAACATCCGGGGCACTCAACATCGATTTCGACATCAAACGCAGTGGCGACGACCCGCTTGATTTCATGGTTACCCTGGTGGTGGACGTCAACCACGATGACAAGGCGTTTGAACGCGGTGATTACCGCATTCACGTGAAGTTAAGCGGATTTTTCAGCTTCACCGAGGGAACGGACGAGGCGATGATCAACGCCATGATCGCCCAGAACGGCCTTTCCATGCTCTACGGCGTGGCCCGCGGCACCGTGGCCGATGCCACCGCTACCAGTTGGCACGGCAAGTTCGTGTTGCCGGGGGTTAATTTTATTGAGGTGATCAAGCAGAAGGCGGAGGCGGGGAAGAAGAGGAAGAAGGTGGTACGGAAGGGGAAGTAG
- a CDS encoding fascin domain-containing protein, with amino-acid sequence MLNFIGQFVFISAHGRLLQAHTDGEMHASQEVQNPGEEERWNVYVWPDGQISLQNFRTNLWLCAEPSGRAICDRTAPASWEQWRLYAGGDKTTVCLRSAHSTWLCAQPPAQDTQYGGEVIADRRNAAAWEHFTMVPSAGQPIKNQTWWNTVGDVLKAAETILPIIVGA; translated from the coding sequence ATGCTTAACTTTATCGGTCAGTTTGTCTTTATCAGTGCACATGGGAGGCTGCTGCAGGCCCACACAGACGGAGAGATGCATGCAAGTCAAGAGGTTCAAAATCCAGGTGAGGAGGAGCGGTGGAACGTGTATGTTTGGCCTGATGGCCAAATTTCACTTCAAAATTTCAGAACTAATCTCTGGCTTTGTGCGGAGCCGAGTGGTCGTGCGATTTGCGACCGCACTGCACCTGCTTCATGGGAACAGTGGAGATTATATGCGGGTGGCGACAAAACTACGGTGTGCCTCAGAAGCGCACATTCGACGTGGCTGTGTGCACAGCCACCCGCCCAAGACACACAATACGGAGGCGAAGTTATCGCAGATCGGCGAAATGCGGCTGCCTGGGAGCATTTCACTATGGTCCCATCTGCTGGCCAACCAATAAAAAACCAGACTTGGTGGAATACCGTTGGAGACGTCTTGAAAGCCGCTGAAACCATACTTCCAATTATTGTTGGTGCGTAG